The genomic window TCTATCCTTTaagaacaaaagaaatacaGACTGATGATCCTTCAAGAGAATTAGATGCATCGTGCATGGTTTGCTCGAAAGCACGCCACACTATAAAACGGATTCCATGTTCTCACACCACTCATGGTCCTCCAGGTTGTATATAAATTTTGTCCTGTTAACTGGGTTCTGGCTCATGTCCTTGCCCAGGTTGTCTAAGGTCATGTTGGAAGAGAATATTTCAGAAGGTGTTAGGTAGCCCTCATTGTTCTTGATGTATTTCTTATAGTTCCTGCGCAAACACTGCCACGTGGTCGTGTAGAGAAGGAAGGCGATGACCTTGAGGCCAATTGCTAAGCCGACATACAGGTGTCTGTAAGTAACATTGTCGTACAGCACGCAGGCACCCTTGTCTCCACACTCTGTACTCCAGAAAAGACATGTCGAGTCAATCCCAGCACCAAAGATCAAGGGAGGGGGAATGAAccctgtggggggaaaaaaaaaggattaggACTACAACCCAAATCAGTTATTGAAAACTCACAGCATAATGGTTTTAGTCAATTAAGTAATCTGTCAAACAACGTCATAAATAAAAACCACCAGTAAAGTGAATGTTTTGGAACGATCTGGTATGCAACAAGAGAGGTCTGTTTGATTCTACAACCTCAAGCCTCGAGCAGCCTTCAAGCtacggatttttttttccttttggtatttttaaatatgcttttgAAGACAGTCTGAAGAATGTCAGCCCTTTGGTATTTTATTTCAGAACCCAAAAGTCGCTGTGACTTCACCAGAACCATGTCTATTTTCAGCATCTCACCTAATAGTCGTAGCAGCAGAAACAGAACTCCAAGCGCATATGATTTCAGCTCAGGACTAACAGTCCTGCGAAGAAGAAAGGGAGATAGAAACATTATTAAACCCTGGAAAACTGCTTTAAACAACTCAAATTAAATTACACCACTACACACGCAAATGTGTGATGGTTTTTCAAAAGATTGCAACATATTAAATCACCACATCAAGACTGTGGTGTCTATCCTCAGTGTGGAAACTCATTATCTACAGAGTGGAATGAGttttcagagaaacagattCTCACAACAATCTGGCTGTCATTTGTCACAGAATGACAACACAGCATGAATATTCAGAAATAGACACAGAAGTATGCGCAGATGTCAGCGCTCTGTTGGTATGTTTTCAGAGGATAGTTTACACCAGAGAACGTTTCCTCAGAGCACTGGCAAGCCGACATTTGTCAACTTTGTTATCTCAGCTTCCCATGAACTGGGTTTGTCTTAGGCAGGGTAACTGACCCTCTTCCTCAAAGTCTATCTTTCCTCTGGACTTTGCTGCAGTTTATCAAGGTGCTCTAAAAGTTCTTGTCCAAGTGTTTTAGATTAGGACAGACCTTACACAAAAGCTGACGTCCCCCACCGGTCTAAATGGAAAACTCAGGGCTCAGGTCCATTGTGGAAGTGACTTACCTGATAAGGATGATTACAGAGGGAGTCTGGGCCATAGCTCCAATCATGCTGCAAGCACAGATGACACATAGGAAGATGAGGAAGGCCTCCTGGCATCCCGGGCGTGGACACTTCCCTGTCACAGCCGTGCCAAAGTCACCATCAGTGCTGAAACACGCACACCCTGTCATATTCTGTCAGGAGACCAAGCATATGTTATAGCATGAACATTACAGCTTGAGACACATTTGATCAAAACTCACACTGTAATGTAAAGGTCAAACATAAAGTAATCTTAGTAAGACGAGAATAGGGATTTGAATTTAGGcttgggaggtgtgtgtgtgtgtgtgtgtgtgggtgtgggggggggggggggggggggttgaagacATGGCAAATCTGACTTAATTTACTTCATTCCTGCTTATCCCATCCTTTACCTCCAGAAGGACAGCACCAATCTGTGGTATAAGAGGCCTCAAAGCAGAACACTTCCCTAGATATAAATTAATCCCACAAGTGCAACAACCCAACAGCTGTTTTTTAGCCTTTCCAGATACAGACGAAATATATATTCTACTGCATAACACTTTCATCCAGAAGGCATTTTCAAGTGCAAACCGTGCTGAGAGATTGCTAATGAACAGCACCTTAAATGCTACACTAACACATAAAAATACTAATATCTCCCTCCATAACTGCTTTATGATCCTATCCAACATCTGGATGGTGGCACACTTGAAGAACTACCATAGGGGAATTGTGTAGTAATACTAATATTATTCATTGAATAACACCCGGCTTTGCTTTCTGGaattaataaaagaaaatcagaggTTTCATCTGTGAAAAGGTCATCTATCCAACCGCACACAATAACCAAGCAGAAAGATAACAGTGAATCATTCTGAGATAGGGACGGTGTGAGACGAATGCTGAAAGACACTCCTCTCCCCCAGTGAGGCAGCTGCACCATGTGAATGAACATCTGGCCATAGACCAAACAGAGGACAGCACCTGAAAGGAATCTCTATATTGAATGTGGTTCCTGAGGGGAGCAGTTGGTATATGCACATAACAGCTAATAATCTAGGGAATGTGCCTTCCTCCAGAACAGATGgatctgtaatgtgtttttgtcagtgcCCAATGAGGGAAGTGTGTTGATATCACTGTATGATATGAtgtactgatgatgatgatacaaGAGAGGTATTTAGTATTCCTGGGTTGATATATATTCTCATCTATAAGAATCTAAAGAATCTATGTGAAGAAGATCTTGTATCGTCACAGACATTTGCCATTATTGACATAAAAACATTAGATTAAGTTAGTCTTTGCTTTGCCATGGATTAATTTAGTGTAATAAACCAtcagaggctgtttttttttaggctgcCATATTGCAACAGCCTATTAAATGCTCATTAGACAGAACACTGTGTCCCCAGACTCAGTGTCTATGATACTGGCTCCCTGTGATGATATGATGACCTCAGTCAAGCATATGTACAGTGGTTAggaagtgagagacagagacagaaggagaaagagagagagagacagagagagagagagggagagagattaagagagaggagagaaagaaagcataagagagggggggggagaaggaaagaaacagaCTACTAAGTAGgtaagaaaaggagagacactgtgggtgggagagagagtaagtgaacAAATGACGGAGGGTGACAGAGATGGAGTAAAAATGAGGAGCAGGGTAATGACCTGAGAGTGGGGAGGTGGCATCCCAGTTTTGACGGTTTTGGTGCAGCCAGCAAAGCAGGAGGACAGGTAGGTGACGCCATTGGAACCACATACAGgactgagagaggaggtgaagcaGTGACAGTTACTGATGCAAGAAGCTCCTGGCACCGCCCCAGTTCGCAGGGTCCTAGAGAGAGTTTATTCACAGACAAGCTTAGCTCTCTGTTCATATTCCTTCACAGGTAAACCCATTCTGAAAACGTaccattaaataaaaaatactgaCAAAACTATTAAATTACAACACATGTTGCTTTTGAGTGTGTTAGCACTGCAGAATTAATCATTTAACCCAAAAGATAATAGCTTGAATTTgctcactgaaaacaaagcctTGAGAACACAAAAGGCCATTCTTACTCGTTGCCGTAGGGGACGGTCACCCCGGCGACAGGGCCAGTGTCACAgccgagaaagagaaaggacacATAGCAGGCAGTGGAGATCAAATTAACCAGCATGGCCATCCGGATAGCCCCCAGGGCCGAGAGATTCAGCTTCTTCACCAGAAGACCACCCAGAAATATGCCCAGACAAGCACACGGAATGGCAGTCATACCTAGACAGATGAAAAGAACAGTCACATACATAATTAAAGACATTATATACATTTGATACTTGAACATTTTTGTAGATCCTTACAGTGAAAGTATGCATCCATTCAGTTCATAGTCTTTAGCGTTATGAGACTTGGCTCAAAAATTAATACATGATATGTGGTAGGTTGAGGATTGAAcgaaacagttttatttttgctagtttttctttttgatatgTGCTGAATCTTGAACGCTGTGCCAATGTTTTAACTCTAGAAGTAAGATCAAGTTGTCTCGCCTCGAAATGTTAGAGTGGAATAAAAATTACATTATGTATGTCTATTGACGtttatgtacagtatgtgtgagatggggggtgggggtcttaTACATACCGAGAAGCTGATTGGCCGAAGTGGTAGTTAGATTGAACTGCTGCTCCAGGTACTTGCCTAGGAAGGCAGCAAAGCCGGCCACCACCGCTATCTCCATACAGGCAGCCAGGATGATACAGGTGAAAACTGGATTTGACAGCAAGTGCTTGGTTACCTTGGGAATCACTGATtaaagaggggaaaggagaaagaagCAAGCATTAGAGGGAGCATTCACTCAGAACATAGCTTTctgccagccaatcacaacATTTTCACTCTAAATACCAGTTCAAAGGTGTGTGCTGGGCAGACCATTTCTTTTCCACTGTCCTCATATTTTCATTGCGCTGCTCTATTTCCATTTAGCACAGAGAGGAACTGTACTGTTATGTGGAAAACACTAAAGTGAGGCAAGGACTCAAGGCATGAAATCTGATATATTTTGGGCCAGAATAATTACTTCATTTTTACATTCTCTGTGAAGTACTCTACACACATCTGAGGCGGCAGTGGAAACAATTTTATGTTGTACATCTTGAAATATCGGAGCAGAAATCTTAACGAGCTTCCATGGCGTAAGTGAATATCACCCACATTTTACAAGACAGCTGTCGGAGCTGTGTGTTACAGACTTCATAAAACACAAAGCTGAAAAAAGTCTCCATACATTGCCCTGTATGGCGTTCATATATCTCGCTGCTAGGGTTCTCATAACACAGCAAAGCTTATGGGGCTGTGCAAAGCATTTAATCTATTaccaacatttttttcactatgaggatgcagaggaaaaaataatgaaagtgaCAAAAGTCATTGTTCAATTTGTCACCttataaaacacaa from Chanos chanos chromosome 2, fChaCha1.1, whole genome shotgun sequence includes these protein-coding regions:
- the slco3a1a gene encoding solute carrier organic anion transporter family member 3A1; translated protein: MQVKKQRCSDRSPEDVQRDEQKKTSCFSNIKIFLVSECALMLAQGTVGAYLVSVLTTLERRFNLQSADVGVIASSFEIGNLALILFVSYFGAKAHRPRLIGCGGIVMALGALLSALPEFLTNQYDYKGMSWMELGQDVCLNVSSSEVSRRKSDELCDNRANTNMMYLLLIGAQVLLGIGATPVQPLGVSYIDDHVKKKDSSLYIGILFSTLVFGPACGFILGSLCTNIYVDALFIDTSKLGITSDDPRWIGAWWGGFLLCGALLFFSALLMFGFPQSLSERPEEGGMESEQAMLPSPPGTRQSNGVLRNHEPNGSASCCQQLRVIPKVTKHLLSNPVFTCIILAACMEIAVVAGFAAFLGKYLEQQFNLTTTSANQLLGMTAIPCACLGIFLGGLLVKKLNLSALGAIRMAMLVNLISTACYVSFLFLGCDTGPVAGVTVPYGNETLRTGAVPGASCISNCHCFTSSLSPVCGSNGVTYLSSCFAGCTKTNMTGCACFSTDGDFGTAVTGKCPRPGCQEAFLIFLCVICACSMIGAMAQTPSVIILIRTVSPELKSYALGVLFLLLRLLGFIPPPLIFGAGIDSTCLFWSTECGDKGACVLYDNVTYRHLYVGLAIGLKVIAFLLYTTTWQCLRRNYKKYIKNNEGYLTPSEIFSSNMTLDNLGKDMSQNPVNRTKFIYNLEDHEWCENMESVL